In a genomic window of Lepisosteus oculatus isolate fLepOcu1 chromosome 5, fLepOcu1.hap2, whole genome shotgun sequence:
- the LOC102688433 gene encoding high affinity choline transporter 1-like isoform X3 gives MSVNIPGLVSVIIFYVVILATGIWASRKSKREEKKCTGNKSEVTMVGGRNLNVCVSIFTMTATWVGGGFILGTAEIVYLPSQGLAWSVGLVGYSLSLIVGGIFFTKPVRGKNYITIMDPFQLKYGNKLTSILFIPALLADIFWVACVLAALGGTMSVILDISSYYSVIISAGVAILYTLLGGLYSVAYTDVIQLIFMLFSLWLCVPFTLLSPASTDIAYTAVNELYQSPWIGKIEPTELGRWLDDVLLVTLGGICYQAFYQRILAVASTTQAQVTCYVGSIFCFVLGIPSVIIGAVAASTDWNQTSYGLPTPYEREQAGMILPITLQHLCPSYISIAGIGAIAAAVMSSIDSALLSSASLFARNIYKNILRKKASENEIMWVVKFSVLLFGSIGMSLAMTTNSVFVFWLLSGDMMYTVVCAQVLCVLFVPKSNGYGACVGFVLGLTLRCLAGEPIMNIAPVIHFPGCRLVDGVYVQYFPFKTVSMLISFFSIVIVSHLASFLFNKGLLKEKWDIFNVKEKSSITLKDVALNELTEESILHNCQHSPIICKECSA, from the exons ATGAGTGTCAATATCCCTGGTTTGGTGTCTGTGATCATATTTTATGTGGTGATTCTGGCCACTGGCATCTGGGCTTCAAGAAAGTCcaagagagaagagaagaaatgcACAGGAAATAAAAGCGAAGTCACCATGGTTGGTGGCCGAAACTTGAATGTTTGTGTTAGCATTTTCACAATGACCG CAACATGGGTTGGAGGCGGCTTCATCCTGGGGACAGCTGAGATTGTCTATCTCCCATCACAGGGCCTGGCTTGGTCTGTTGGGCTGGTTGGATACTCCCTGAGTTTGATAGTGG GTGGAATTTTCTTTACCAAACCAGTGAGAGGAAAGAATTATATCACTATAATGGACCCATTCCAACTAAAGTATGGGAACAAACTGACAAGTATACTCTTTATTCCTGCATTGCTGGCAGACATATTCTGGGTAGCCTGTGTTTTGGCTGCTTTAG GAGGAACCATGAGTGTTATATTGGATATATCATCTTATTACTCTGTCATCATCTCAGCTGGTGTAGCTATATTATACACTCTACTAGGAGGCCTATACTCTGTAGCATACACTGATGTAATCCAGCTCATCTTCATGCTTTTTAGTCTG TGGCTTTGTGTCCCATTTACTCTTCTGAGCCCAGCATCTACTGACATTGCATACACAGCAGTGAATGAACTCTACCAGTCTCCCTGGATAGGGAAAATTGAGCCGACAGAATTGGGGAGATGGCTGGATGATGTTTTGCTCGTG ACTTTGGGAGGAATATGTTATCAAGCCTTTTATCAAAGGATCTTGGCAGTAGCTTCTACCACTCAGGCACAGGTCACATGCTATGTTGGATCAATCTTCTGCTTTGTCTTGGGAATTCCTTCTGTGATTATTGGGGCTGTAGCAGCTTCAACAG ACTGGAACCAGACCAGTTATGGTTTGCCCACGCCATATGAGCGAGAACAAGCTGGTATGATTCTGCCCATTACCCTGCAGCATCTCTGTCCTTCCTACATTTCCATCGCAGGCATTGGGGCTATTGCTGCAGCAGTGATGTCATCCATAGACTCGGCCTTGCTTTCCTCTGCCTCCCTGTTTGCACGAAACATCTATAAGAACATCTTGAGAAAAAAA GCATCTGAAAACGAAATAATGTGGGTGGTGAAGTTTTCAGTTCTTCTTTTTGGGTCAATTGGAATGAGTCTGGCAATGACAACCAACTCTGTCTTTGTGTTTTGGCTGCTCAGCGGAGATATGATGTATACTGTGGTTTGTGCCCAGGTTCTCTGCGTTCTCTTTGTCCCTAAGTCAAATGGTTATGGTGCCTGCGTGGGATTTGTGTTGGGACTGACACTGAGGTGCCTAGCTGGGGAACCCATCATGAACATTGCCCCTGTAATTCACTTCCCTGGCTGCAGGCTTGTGGATGGCGTCTATGTGCAGTATTTCCCCTTTAAAACCGTCTCCATGCTGATCTCCTTTTTCAGCATTGTGATAGTTTCCCACCTGGCATCCTTTCTGTTTAACAAAGGGCTCCTAAAGGAAAAGTGGGATATCTTTAATGTCAAGGAAAAGAGCAGCATCACTCTGAAAGATGTGGCGCTGAATGAATTAACAGAAGAGAGCATTCTTCACAATTGTCAACATTCTCCCATCATCTGTAAAGAATGCTCTGCTTGA
- the LOC102688433 gene encoding high-affinity choline transporter 1-like isoform X4: protein MSVNIPGLVSVIIFYVVILATGIWASRKSKREEKKCTGNKSEVTMVGGRNLNVCVSIFTMTATWVGGGFILGTAEIVYLPSQGLAWSVGLVGYSLSLIVGGIFFTKPVRGKNYITIMDPFQLKYGNKLTSILFIPALLADIFWVACVLAALGGTMSVILDISSYYSVIISAGVAILYTLLGGLYSVAYTDVIQLIFMLFSLTLGGICYQAFYQRILAVASTTQAQVTCYVGSIFCFVLGIPSVIIGAVAASTDWNQTSYGLPTPYEREQAGMILPITLQHLCPSYISIAGIGAIAAAVMSSIDSALLSSASLFARNIYKNILRKKASENEIMWVVKFSVLLFGSIGMSLAMTTNSVFVFWLLSGDMMYTVVCAQVLCVLFVPKSNGYGACVGFVLGLTLRCLAGEPIMNIAPVIHFPGCRLVDGVYVQYFPFKTVSMLISFFSIVIVSHLASFLFNKGLLKEKWDIFNVKEKSSITLKDVALNELTEESILHNCQHSPIICKECSA from the exons ATGAGTGTCAATATCCCTGGTTTGGTGTCTGTGATCATATTTTATGTGGTGATTCTGGCCACTGGCATCTGGGCTTCAAGAAAGTCcaagagagaagagaagaaatgcACAGGAAATAAAAGCGAAGTCACCATGGTTGGTGGCCGAAACTTGAATGTTTGTGTTAGCATTTTCACAATGACCG CAACATGGGTTGGAGGCGGCTTCATCCTGGGGACAGCTGAGATTGTCTATCTCCCATCACAGGGCCTGGCTTGGTCTGTTGGGCTGGTTGGATACTCCCTGAGTTTGATAGTGG GTGGAATTTTCTTTACCAAACCAGTGAGAGGAAAGAATTATATCACTATAATGGACCCATTCCAACTAAAGTATGGGAACAAACTGACAAGTATACTCTTTATTCCTGCATTGCTGGCAGACATATTCTGGGTAGCCTGTGTTTTGGCTGCTTTAG GAGGAACCATGAGTGTTATATTGGATATATCATCTTATTACTCTGTCATCATCTCAGCTGGTGTAGCTATATTATACACTCTACTAGGAGGCCTATACTCTGTAGCATACACTGATGTAATCCAGCTCATCTTCATGCTTTTTAGTCTG ACTTTGGGAGGAATATGTTATCAAGCCTTTTATCAAAGGATCTTGGCAGTAGCTTCTACCACTCAGGCACAGGTCACATGCTATGTTGGATCAATCTTCTGCTTTGTCTTGGGAATTCCTTCTGTGATTATTGGGGCTGTAGCAGCTTCAACAG ACTGGAACCAGACCAGTTATGGTTTGCCCACGCCATATGAGCGAGAACAAGCTGGTATGATTCTGCCCATTACCCTGCAGCATCTCTGTCCTTCCTACATTTCCATCGCAGGCATTGGGGCTATTGCTGCAGCAGTGATGTCATCCATAGACTCGGCCTTGCTTTCCTCTGCCTCCCTGTTTGCACGAAACATCTATAAGAACATCTTGAGAAAAAAA GCATCTGAAAACGAAATAATGTGGGTGGTGAAGTTTTCAGTTCTTCTTTTTGGGTCAATTGGAATGAGTCTGGCAATGACAACCAACTCTGTCTTTGTGTTTTGGCTGCTCAGCGGAGATATGATGTATACTGTGGTTTGTGCCCAGGTTCTCTGCGTTCTCTTTGTCCCTAAGTCAAATGGTTATGGTGCCTGCGTGGGATTTGTGTTGGGACTGACACTGAGGTGCCTAGCTGGGGAACCCATCATGAACATTGCCCCTGTAATTCACTTCCCTGGCTGCAGGCTTGTGGATGGCGTCTATGTGCAGTATTTCCCCTTTAAAACCGTCTCCATGCTGATCTCCTTTTTCAGCATTGTGATAGTTTCCCACCTGGCATCCTTTCTGTTTAACAAAGGGCTCCTAAAGGAAAAGTGGGATATCTTTAATGTCAAGGAAAAGAGCAGCATCACTCTGAAAGATGTGGCGCTGAATGAATTAACAGAAGAGAGCATTCTTCACAATTGTCAACATTCTCCCATCATCTGTAAAGAATGCTCTGCTTGA
- the LOC102688433 gene encoding high affinity choline transporter 1-like isoform X2, with protein MSVNIPGLVSVIIFYVVILATGIWASRKSKREEKKCTGNKSEVTMVGGRNLNVCVSIFTMTATWVGGGFILGTAEIVYLPSQGLAWSVGLVGYSLSLIVGGIFFTKPVRGKNYITIMDPFQLKYGNKLTSILFIPALLADIFWVACVLAALGGTMSVILDISSYYSVIISAGVAILYTLLGGLYSVAYTDVIQLIFMLFSLWLCVPFTLLSPASTDIAYTAVNELYQSPWIGKIEPTELGRWLDDVLLVVMSDRQMNHPFQTLGGICYQAFYQRILAVASTTQAQVTCYVGSIFCFVLGIPSVIIGAVAASTDWNQTSYGLPTPYEREQAGMILPITLQHLCPSYISIAGIGAIAAAVMSSIDSALLSSASLFARNIYKNILRKKASENEIMWVVKFSVLLFGSIGMSLAMTTNSVFVFWLLSGDMMYTVVCAQVLCVLFVPKSNGYGACVGFVLGLTLRCLAGEPIMNIAPVIHFPGCRLVDGVYVQYFPFKTVSMLISFFSIVIVSHLASFLFNKGLLKEKWDIFNVKEKSSITLKDVALNELTEESILHNCQHSPIICKECSA; from the exons ATGAGTGTCAATATCCCTGGTTTGGTGTCTGTGATCATATTTTATGTGGTGATTCTGGCCACTGGCATCTGGGCTTCAAGAAAGTCcaagagagaagagaagaaatgcACAGGAAATAAAAGCGAAGTCACCATGGTTGGTGGCCGAAACTTGAATGTTTGTGTTAGCATTTTCACAATGACCG CAACATGGGTTGGAGGCGGCTTCATCCTGGGGACAGCTGAGATTGTCTATCTCCCATCACAGGGCCTGGCTTGGTCTGTTGGGCTGGTTGGATACTCCCTGAGTTTGATAGTGG GTGGAATTTTCTTTACCAAACCAGTGAGAGGAAAGAATTATATCACTATAATGGACCCATTCCAACTAAAGTATGGGAACAAACTGACAAGTATACTCTTTATTCCTGCATTGCTGGCAGACATATTCTGGGTAGCCTGTGTTTTGGCTGCTTTAG GAGGAACCATGAGTGTTATATTGGATATATCATCTTATTACTCTGTCATCATCTCAGCTGGTGTAGCTATATTATACACTCTACTAGGAGGCCTATACTCTGTAGCATACACTGATGTAATCCAGCTCATCTTCATGCTTTTTAGTCTG TGGCTTTGTGTCCCATTTACTCTTCTGAGCCCAGCATCTACTGACATTGCATACACAGCAGTGAATGAACTCTACCAGTCTCCCTGGATAGGGAAAATTGAGCCGACAGAATTGGGGAGATGGCTGGATGATGTTTTGCTCGTGGTAATGTCAGATAGACAGATGAATCATCCATTCCAA ACTTTGGGAGGAATATGTTATCAAGCCTTTTATCAAAGGATCTTGGCAGTAGCTTCTACCACTCAGGCACAGGTCACATGCTATGTTGGATCAATCTTCTGCTTTGTCTTGGGAATTCCTTCTGTGATTATTGGGGCTGTAGCAGCTTCAACAG ACTGGAACCAGACCAGTTATGGTTTGCCCACGCCATATGAGCGAGAACAAGCTGGTATGATTCTGCCCATTACCCTGCAGCATCTCTGTCCTTCCTACATTTCCATCGCAGGCATTGGGGCTATTGCTGCAGCAGTGATGTCATCCATAGACTCGGCCTTGCTTTCCTCTGCCTCCCTGTTTGCACGAAACATCTATAAGAACATCTTGAGAAAAAAA GCATCTGAAAACGAAATAATGTGGGTGGTGAAGTTTTCAGTTCTTCTTTTTGGGTCAATTGGAATGAGTCTGGCAATGACAACCAACTCTGTCTTTGTGTTTTGGCTGCTCAGCGGAGATATGATGTATACTGTGGTTTGTGCCCAGGTTCTCTGCGTTCTCTTTGTCCCTAAGTCAAATGGTTATGGTGCCTGCGTGGGATTTGTGTTGGGACTGACACTGAGGTGCCTAGCTGGGGAACCCATCATGAACATTGCCCCTGTAATTCACTTCCCTGGCTGCAGGCTTGTGGATGGCGTCTATGTGCAGTATTTCCCCTTTAAAACCGTCTCCATGCTGATCTCCTTTTTCAGCATTGTGATAGTTTCCCACCTGGCATCCTTTCTGTTTAACAAAGGGCTCCTAAAGGAAAAGTGGGATATCTTTAATGTCAAGGAAAAGAGCAGCATCACTCTGAAAGATGTGGCGCTGAATGAATTAACAGAAGAGAGCATTCTTCACAATTGTCAACATTCTCCCATCATCTGTAAAGAATGCTCTGCTTGA
- the LOC102688433 gene encoding high affinity choline transporter 1-like isoform X1, with product MSVNIPGLVSVIIFYVVILATGIWASRKSKREEKKCTGNKSEVTMVGGRNLNVCVSIFTMTATWVGGGFILGTAEIVYLPSQGLAWSVGLVGYSLSLIVGGIFFTKPVRGKNYITIMDPFQLKYGNKLTSILFIPALLADIFWVACVLAALGGTMSVILDISSYYSVIISAGVAILYTLLGGLYSVAYTDVIQLIFMLFSLWLCVPFTLLSPASTDIAYTAVNELYQSPWIGKIEPTELGRWLDDVLLVVMSDRQMNHPFQVIIYSIGTLGGICYQAFYQRILAVASTTQAQVTCYVGSIFCFVLGIPSVIIGAVAASTDWNQTSYGLPTPYEREQAGMILPITLQHLCPSYISIAGIGAIAAAVMSSIDSALLSSASLFARNIYKNILRKKASENEIMWVVKFSVLLFGSIGMSLAMTTNSVFVFWLLSGDMMYTVVCAQVLCVLFVPKSNGYGACVGFVLGLTLRCLAGEPIMNIAPVIHFPGCRLVDGVYVQYFPFKTVSMLISFFSIVIVSHLASFLFNKGLLKEKWDIFNVKEKSSITLKDVALNELTEESILHNCQHSPIICKECSA from the exons ATGAGTGTCAATATCCCTGGTTTGGTGTCTGTGATCATATTTTATGTGGTGATTCTGGCCACTGGCATCTGGGCTTCAAGAAAGTCcaagagagaagagaagaaatgcACAGGAAATAAAAGCGAAGTCACCATGGTTGGTGGCCGAAACTTGAATGTTTGTGTTAGCATTTTCACAATGACCG CAACATGGGTTGGAGGCGGCTTCATCCTGGGGACAGCTGAGATTGTCTATCTCCCATCACAGGGCCTGGCTTGGTCTGTTGGGCTGGTTGGATACTCCCTGAGTTTGATAGTGG GTGGAATTTTCTTTACCAAACCAGTGAGAGGAAAGAATTATATCACTATAATGGACCCATTCCAACTAAAGTATGGGAACAAACTGACAAGTATACTCTTTATTCCTGCATTGCTGGCAGACATATTCTGGGTAGCCTGTGTTTTGGCTGCTTTAG GAGGAACCATGAGTGTTATATTGGATATATCATCTTATTACTCTGTCATCATCTCAGCTGGTGTAGCTATATTATACACTCTACTAGGAGGCCTATACTCTGTAGCATACACTGATGTAATCCAGCTCATCTTCATGCTTTTTAGTCTG TGGCTTTGTGTCCCATTTACTCTTCTGAGCCCAGCATCTACTGACATTGCATACACAGCAGTGAATGAACTCTACCAGTCTCCCTGGATAGGGAAAATTGAGCCGACAGAATTGGGGAGATGGCTGGATGATGTTTTGCTCGTGGTAATGTCAGATAGACAGATGAATCATCCATTCCAAGTGATTATATACTCTATTGGT ACTTTGGGAGGAATATGTTATCAAGCCTTTTATCAAAGGATCTTGGCAGTAGCTTCTACCACTCAGGCACAGGTCACATGCTATGTTGGATCAATCTTCTGCTTTGTCTTGGGAATTCCTTCTGTGATTATTGGGGCTGTAGCAGCTTCAACAG ACTGGAACCAGACCAGTTATGGTTTGCCCACGCCATATGAGCGAGAACAAGCTGGTATGATTCTGCCCATTACCCTGCAGCATCTCTGTCCTTCCTACATTTCCATCGCAGGCATTGGGGCTATTGCTGCAGCAGTGATGTCATCCATAGACTCGGCCTTGCTTTCCTCTGCCTCCCTGTTTGCACGAAACATCTATAAGAACATCTTGAGAAAAAAA GCATCTGAAAACGAAATAATGTGGGTGGTGAAGTTTTCAGTTCTTCTTTTTGGGTCAATTGGAATGAGTCTGGCAATGACAACCAACTCTGTCTTTGTGTTTTGGCTGCTCAGCGGAGATATGATGTATACTGTGGTTTGTGCCCAGGTTCTCTGCGTTCTCTTTGTCCCTAAGTCAAATGGTTATGGTGCCTGCGTGGGATTTGTGTTGGGACTGACACTGAGGTGCCTAGCTGGGGAACCCATCATGAACATTGCCCCTGTAATTCACTTCCCTGGCTGCAGGCTTGTGGATGGCGTCTATGTGCAGTATTTCCCCTTTAAAACCGTCTCCATGCTGATCTCCTTTTTCAGCATTGTGATAGTTTCCCACCTGGCATCCTTTCTGTTTAACAAAGGGCTCCTAAAGGAAAAGTGGGATATCTTTAATGTCAAGGAAAAGAGCAGCATCACTCTGAAAGATGTGGCGCTGAATGAATTAACAGAAGAGAGCATTCTTCACAATTGTCAACATTCTCCCATCATCTGTAAAGAATGCTCTGCTTGA